One region of Salvia miltiorrhiza cultivar Shanhuang (shh) chromosome 3, IMPLAD_Smil_shh, whole genome shotgun sequence genomic DNA includes:
- the LOC131014569 gene encoding protein IQ-DOMAIN 24-like, with amino-acid sequence MGKTAKWLRSLLSSKKSEQPSREKEKKKKSRWAFSKSAAYKLKNEDPYLDANKHAIAVAAATAAVAEAALAAAHAAAQVVRLTTAAGSGRNVPAYDRRRVAAVTKIQSAFRAYLARRALKALKGLVKLQALVRGHIVRKQSADLLHRMQAMARIQARASSHRSYVSDSCKANFRFSNYQSSGAVNPRNYHQWSDTGKHGGYITTKPSRTSNIGSRDMASNWLNHWIEQYSWNNRRGDDDERSDKILEVDTWKPRESTTRRASPAAQSSSATGQECLKIISLPRLSAKLEKPDPSISSSAKEVEQVAVWTAESSPRPNTNLRGMFTPTRSECDYLTHPNYMANTESSRAKLRSQSVPKQRMQLDERSWESDAISEKGCAVRPSRANVNRQGSHARVNVVSSSYGYRF; translated from the exons ATGGGTAAAACTGCCAAGTGGTTGCGCTCACTCCTAAGCTCCAAGAAGTCCGAGCAGCCGTcgagggagaaggagaagaagaagaagagcagGTGGGCCTTCTCGAAATCCGCTGCTTATAAGTTGAAGAATGAGGACCCATATCTTGATGCTAACAAGCATGCAATAGCCGTCGCGGCGGCCACGGCGGCGGTAGCTGAGGCTGCTCTTGCTGCCGCACACGCCGCGGCTCAGGTGGTCAGGCTCACCACTGCCGCCGGAAGCGGGAGGAATGTTCCCGCCTATGACAGGCGGCGCGTGGCCGCGGTTACCAAGATTCAGTCTGCCTTCCGAGCATATTTG GCTAGGAGGGCATTAAAGGCACTTAAGGGGCTGGTGAAGCTTCAAGCTCTGGTGAGAGGCCACATTGTCCGAAAGCAAAGTGCAGATTTGCTTCATCGTATGCAAGCAATGGCCCGAATTCAGGCACGGGCCTCTTCACATAGATCTTACGTATCAGATTCTTGTAAGGCAAACTTCAGATTCTCCAACTATCAATCTTCA GGAGCTGTGAATCCGAGAAACTATCATCAGTGGTCGGATACTGGTAAACACGGTGGATACATCACCACCAAG CCATCGCGCACGAGCAATATTGGCAGCAGAGACATGGCGTCTAATTGGTTGAACCACTGGATCGAGCAGTATTCATGGAACAACCGCCGTGGAGATGATGATGAGAGAAGTGACAAGATACTTGAAGTCGACACATGGAAGCCCCGTGAGAGCACGACCAGAAGAGCCTCTCCTGCTGCACAAAGTTCATCAGCAACGGGGCAGGAATGTCTGAAAATCATCTCCTTGCCCAGACTCTCAGCGAAGCTCGAGAAACCGGATCCTAGTATATCCTCATCAGCAAAGGAGGTGGAGCAAGTTGCAGTTTGGACAGCTGAGAGTAGCCCTAGACCCAACACCAACCTCAGAGGGATGTTTACTCCAACGAGAAGCGAGTGTGACTACCTCACTCACCCCAACTACATGGCCAATACAGAGTCATCTCGGGCTAAACTTAGGTCTCAGAGTGTTCCCAAGCAGAGGATGCAGTTGGATGAGCGTTCTTGGGAGTCGGATGCCATCTCGGAGAAGGGCTGTGCTGTTCGACCCAGTCGTGCTAATGTAAACAGGCAAGGCAGTCATGCTCGTGTTAACGTTGTTAGCTCGTCGTATGGCTACAGATTTTAG
- the LOC131014570 gene encoding RHOMBOID-like protein 2, producing MRGQDIESRAVKGSAEDAYAIEERERNWISWLVPVVVAANVAMFVVVMYFNNCPKRIRSSGDDHKCVARFLGRFSFQPLGENPLFGPSSSTLERFGGLNWDKVVHQHQGWRLISCIWLHAGLIHLLANMLSLVFIGIRLEQNFGFVRIGIIYLLSGFGGSVLSSLFIRNSISVGASGALFGLLGAMLSELITNWSIYTNKVAALLTLIVIVVINLGIGILPYVDNFAHIGGFLTGILLGFILLPRPQFAWLARHNPAAGIRGVTPKYKGYQYVLLVVSLALLIVGFSVALVMLFRGVNAYERCHWCRYLSCVPTSKWNCDAT from the exons ATGAGGGGGCAGGACATCGAAAGCAGGGCGGTGAAGGGCTCAGCTGAAGACGCGTACGcgattgaagagagagagaggaactGGATATCATGGCTGGTTCCGGTTGTCGTGGCTGCCAACGTGGCGATGTTCGTCGTGGTGATGTATTTCAATAACTGTCCGAAGCGTATCAGAAGCAGCGGCGATGATCACAAGTGCGTCGCCAGGTTTCTTGGCCGCTTTTCCTTTCAGCCTCTCGGAGAGAATCCTCTGTTTGGCCCTTCTTCTTCCAC GTTGGAGAGATTTGGGGGTCTTAATTGGGATAAGGTAGTGCATCAGCACCAAGGCTGGAGGCTTATCTCATGTATCTGGTTACATGCTGGTCTAATACATTTGCTTGCAAATATGCTGAGTCTCGTCTTCATTGGTATACGCCTTGAGCAGAATTTTGGATTTG TACGCATCGGCATAATCTATCTGTTATCTGGATTTGGTGGGAGTGTACTATCTTCGTTGTTCATACGGAACAGTATCTCTGTTGGTGCATCTGGTGCACTTTTTGGGCTTCTCGGAGCAATGCTTTCAGAGTTGATCACAAACTGGTCGATATATACAAACAAG GTGGCTGCACTATTGACGCTCATAGTGATAGTCGTGATCAATTTAGGCATTGGGATTCTTCCTTATGTGGATAACTTTGCTCATATTGGTGGATTCCTGACCGGCATTTTACTTGGCTTTATCCTCCTCCCTCGTCCTCAATTTGCGTGGTTAGCACGCCACAATCCAGCAGCTGGGATTCGTGGTGTGACGCCCAAATATAAGGGATACCAGTACGTGCTGCTCGTTGTCTCTCTGGCACTGCTGATTGTCGG GTTTAGCGTTGCATTGGTGATGCTGTTTCGAGGAGTGAATGCGTATGAGCGTTGCCATTGGTGCCGCTACTTGAGCTGTGTCCCGACCTCTAAATGGAACTGTGATGCCACTTGA